The genomic DNA ACGGTTAGGGTCATACTCTATAGTAGCTACCTTTGCCGGGACGTCGAATTTATCCCTCTTGAAATCGATAATCCGGTAAAGCCGCTTGTGCCCACCCCCGCGATGGCGAGATGAGACCCTGCCCTGAGAGTTTCTACCCGCTCGTTTCTTGAGCGACTCCGTGAGCTTTTTGTGGGGCCTGTCCGTTGTGACCTCAGAAAAATCGAGAGAAGTTTTAAACCGCGTTCCCGGGGTCTTTGGATTATATTTTTTAATACCCATATTTAAACACCCTCAAAAAATTCTATCTTTCCTTCTTTAAGCTTTACATATGCCTTCTTTAGCGGGGACCTACGCCCTACGGGACGCCCAAACCTCTTTACTTTCTTTCCGGGGACTATCAGTGTCCTTACTGCTTCTACCTTCACCTTGAATACCTTTTCTACCGCTTCCTTTATTTCTTTCTTATTAGCCTTCCTTCCAACTGAAAAAACATACCAGCCGCTTTCCTTTATGGCCGAAGACTTTTCTGTTATTATGGGGCGCTTAATTGTCTGCAATGGTTCTTTCAACCCTTGAGTACCTCCTGAACCTTGAGAAGTGAGTCCTCTGTCATAACCAAGGTATCGAATCTGAGGAGATCATAGACGTTTAGCCCTTCTGACTTCAGCACCTTGACGCTTTTCAGGTTTCTTGCAGATTTAGTAAGATTCTCGTTTTCTCCGCTAATGACTACGAGGGCTCGGTCAAGCTCAAAAGTCCTGATAAAATCCACTACCAGTCTCGTCTTCACCCGGTCAAGATTAAAATCCTTTAGTATGACGATGTGACCATCCTTATGTTTTAGAGAAAGTGCGCTTCGCAACGCCCCGCGTCTTACCTTCTTAGGAACAGCATAGGACCAATCCTTGGGCTTCGGCCCAAAGATAACGGCTCCCTTTCTCCATTGCGGGGCTCTTATACTTCCTTGGCGCGCCCGCCCCAGATGCTTCTGTTTCCAGGGCTTCCTTCCTCCCCCGCTCACCTCTCCCCTGGTCTTGGTTGATGCAGTTCCGGAACGATGGTTGGCTAACTGCCAATTAACTACGTAATAAAACAAATGCTCCTTGATGGGAGATTCAAATATCTCTGGATCAAGCTCGATAGAGCCTACCTTGTTCCTATTCAAATCGTATATATCATACTGCGGCACTTTTGACTCTCCCTTTTGTCGTGTGCTTGAGTATCAGGATACCCCCGTTTGGCCCGGGGACTGACCCCTTTATGACTATCAGGTTTTTATCCGGGTCTATCTTCACCACTTTGAGTCTCTGCATAGTAACCTTTTCCGCACCCATATGACCGGCCATTCTAAGCCCCTTCCATACCCTAGCCGGAAAGGAGTGTTGGCCTATCGACCCCGGTTTTCGGTGAGACATGCCGCCATGGGAATCAGGCTGTCCGGCAAAGCCGTGCCTTTTCATAACCCCGGCGAAACCCTTTCCTTTGCTGGTTCCGGTAACATCTATGAGGTCTCCTTCCTTGAAGACATCGACCCTTATCACATCACCCGGCTTGTAATCGTCGGCCTTGCCGTCGAGAACTGCGAACTCCTTTATGACCCTCAAGGGTGGAACCCCGGCCCTTTTTAGATGTCCGAGAAGGGGTTTATTAAGCCTCTTCGGTTTTATCTCTTCAAAACCCACCTGAACGGCCTCGTATCCGTCTTTGTCCTGTCTCTTCTTGTCAATCACGAAGCACGGTCCGGCTACGACCACTGTGGCCGGCACAGCCGTGCCGTCATCGAAGAATAATTCGGTCATTCCTATTTTTTTACCTATCAGTCCTTCAATCATCAGCTTTAAGACCCCGTAAGTTTTATCTCAACCTCAACCCCCGAAGCCAGGTCGAGTTTCATCAGAGCATCTATGGTTTGCTGTGTGGGCTCCAGTATATCCACCAGCCTCTTGTGTGTCCTGACCTCGAAATGCTCTCTCGAATTTTTATCCACATGCGGCGACCTTAGCACGCAATAACGACTTATATCGGTCGGTAATGGAACTGGACCGGCTACTCTTGCCCCGGTTCTTTTAGCCGTCTCTACGATTTCCGATGCAGACCTATCCAGCAACTTGTGGTCAAATGACTTGAGC from Thermodesulfobacteriota bacterium includes the following:
- the rplW gene encoding 50S ribosomal protein L23; the encoded protein is MKEPLQTIKRPIITEKSSAIKESGWYVFSVGRKANKKEIKEAVEKVFKVKVEAVRTLIVPGKKVKRFGRPVGRRSPLKKAYVKLKEGKIEFFEGV
- the rplD gene encoding 50S ribosomal protein L4 encodes the protein MPQYDIYDLNRNKVGSIELDPEIFESPIKEHLFYYVVNWQLANHRSGTASTKTRGEVSGGGRKPWKQKHLGRARQGSIRAPQWRKGAVIFGPKPKDWSYAVPKKVRRGALRSALSLKHKDGHIVILKDFNLDRVKTRLVVDFIRTFELDRALVVISGENENLTKSARNLKSVKVLKSEGLNVYDLLRFDTLVMTEDSLLKVQEVLKG
- the rpsJ gene encoding 30S ribosomal protein S10, which codes for MNRAAKIRIKLKSFDHKLLDRSASEIVETAKRTGARVAGPVPLPTDISRYCVLRSPHVDKNSREHFEVRTHKRLVDILEPTQQTIDALMKLDLASGVEVEIKLTGS
- the rplC gene encoding 50S ribosomal protein L3; the encoded protein is MIEGLIGKKIGMTELFFDDGTAVPATVVVAGPCFVIDKKRQDKDGYEAVQVGFEEIKPKRLNKPLLGHLKRAGVPPLRVIKEFAVLDGKADDYKPGDVIRVDVFKEGDLIDVTGTSKGKGFAGVMKRHGFAGQPDSHGGMSHRKPGSIGQHSFPARVWKGLRMAGHMGAEKVTMQRLKVVKIDPDKNLIVIKGSVPGPNGGILILKHTTKGRVKSAAV